In one window of Nicotiana tabacum cultivar K326 chromosome 12, ASM71507v2, whole genome shotgun sequence DNA:
- the LOC107774252 gene encoding protein VAC14 homolog isoform X1, with amino-acid sequence MTIAEALSVIPAAVLRNLSDKLYEKRKNAALELEGIIKQLTGAGDHDKITAVINLMTQEYTYSPQAHNRKGGLIGLAAVTVGLTSEAAQHLEQIVPPVLHSFSHQDSRVRYYACEALYNIAKVVRGDFIIFFNQIFDALCKLSADSDPNVQSAAHLLDRLVKDIVTESEQFSIEEFIPLLRERMNVLNPHVRQFLVGWITVLDSVPDIDMLGFLPDFLDGLFNMLSDSSHEIRQQADSALSEFLEEIKNSPSVDYGRMAEILVQRAGSQDEFTRLTAITWINEFVKLGGDQLVPYYADILGAILPCISDKEEKIRVVSRETNEELRGNEADPAEGFDVGAILSVARRQLSSEWEATRIEALHWMWTLLNKHRSEVLVFLNDVFDTLLKALSDSSDEVVLLVLEVHACIAEDPQHFRQLVVFLVHSFQHDHSLLEKRGALIIRRLCVLLNAERVYRELSTILEGESDLDFASVMVQALNLILLTSTELSDLRDHLKGSLVNDAGRDLFLSLYASWCHSPMAMISLCLLAQAYQHASSVIQSLVEEDINVKFLVQLHKLIHLLETPTFAYLRLQLLEPGRYIWLLKALYGLLMLLPQQSAAFKILRTRLKTVPSYSFKEERPVRTSSGIPFFNGGGGSQISEDCKPNENSHVMHNGINFGSRLKHFKQIQQQHRLHSKSETHSRFCSASSMKEEV; translated from the exons ATGACTATCGCAGAAGCGTTATCTGTGATTCCAGCAGCTGTTTTGCGTAATCTGTCGGATAAGCTGTACGAGAAGCGCAAGAATGCTGCTTTAGAG TTGGAAGGGATTATTAAGCAATTGACAGGTGCAGGTGATCATGACAAGATCACTGCTGTGATCAATTTGATGACTCAGGAGTATACTTACTCACCTCAGGCTCATAACCGGAAA GGAGGATTGATAGGACTGGCTGCAGTAACTGTTGGTTTGACTTCAGAAGCAGCGCAGCACCTTGAG CAAATTGTCCCACCAGTCTTGCACTCTTTTTCGCACCAAGACAGCAGAGTTCGTTATTATGCATGTGAAGCTTTGTATAACATAGCGAAG GTTGTAAGGGGAGATTTTATCATATTCTTCAACCAGATCTTTGATGCTTTGTGTAAACTTTCGGCTGACTCAGATCCCAACGTGCAAAGTGCTGCTCATCTTCTAGATAGACTTGTGAAG GATATTGTCACAGAGAGTGAGCAATTCAG CATTGAAGAATTTATTCCATTGTTGAGAGAACGAATGAATGTCCTCAATCCTCATGTCCGCCAATTTCTTGTTGGGTGGATCACAGTCTTAGACAGTGTTCCGGATATTGATATGCTCGGTTTTCTTCCTGATTTTCTTGATG GATTATTTAATATGCTGAGTGATTCTAGCCATGAAATACGGCAACAGGCTGATTCTGCACTTTCAGAGTTTTTAGAAGAAATTAAGAATTCTCCA TCTGTAGATTATGGCCGCATGGCTGAAATACTAGTGCAAAGGGCAGGCTCGCAGGATGAATTTACTAGGCTGACTGCTATCACTTGG ATAAATGAGTTTGTGAAACTTGGTGGAGATCAACTTGTCCCTTATTATGCTGACATTCTGGGAGCAATATTGCCTTGTATATCtgataaagaagaaaaaattagaGTT GTTTCTCGTGAAACAAATGAAGAACTTCGTGGAAATGAGGCTGATCCAGCTGAAGGATTTGATGTAGGAGCAATCCTCTCCGTTGCTAGGAG GCAGTTGTCTAGTGAATGGGAAGCAACACGTATTGAAGCATTACATTGGATGTGGACCCTGCTGAATAAACATCGGTCAGAG GTCTTGGTTTTTCTGAATGATGTCTTTGACACTCTCCTAAAGGCGCTGTCAGATTCCTCCGACGAG GTAGTGCTCTTGGTGCTTGAGGTGCACGCATGCATAGCCGAAGATCCGCAACACTTCCGCCAGCTAGTTGTTTTCCTAGTTCACAGCTTTCAGCATGATCACTCGCTTCTGGAGAA ACGTGGAGCTTTGATAATTCGACGGCTATGTGTCCTTCTAAATGCTGAAAGAGTTTACCGTGAACTGTCCACAATACTTGAAGGGGAATCAGATTTGGACTTTGCATCTGTGATGGTTCAG GCCTTAAACTTGATTTTGCTTACTTCAACTGAGTTGTCTGATCTTCGGGATCATCTTAAAGGATCACTTGTCAATGATGCCGGGAGAGACTTGTTTCTTTCTTTGTACGCATCGTGGTGCCATTCGCCAATGGCAATGATAAGTCTCTGCCTATTAGCTCAG GCATATCAGCATGCAAGTTCTGTTATTCAGTCTTTGGTTGAAGAAGACATCAATGTGAAGTTCTTAGTGCAGCTACACAAGTTGATCCACCTTCTGGAGACTCCAACCTTTGCTTACCTTAGGCTGCAG CTTCTTGAACCTGGAAGATACATCTGGTTGTTAAAAGCATTGTATGGTTTACTGATGCTGTTACCGCAG CAAAGTGCAGCCTTTAAGATTCTCCGTACTCGGTTGAAAACTGTTCCTTCATACTCCTTCAAGGAAGAGCGACCTGTACGAACATCATCCGGGATTCCTTTTTTCAATGGGGGAGGTGGATCACAAATTTCAGAGGATTGCAAACCGAATGAGAATTCACATGTTATGCATAATGGAATAAACTTTGGTTCGAGGCTGAAGCACTTTAAGCAAATTCAGCAGCAGCATCGTTTGCATTCAAAGTCAGAAACTCACTCACGTTTTTGTTCGGCTTCATCAATGAAG GAGGAGGTATAA
- the LOC107774252 gene encoding protein VAC14 homolog isoform X2 produces the protein MTIAEALSVIPAAVLRNLSDKLYEKRKNAALELEGIIKQLTGAGDHDKITAVINLMTQEYTYSPQAHNRKGGLIGLAAVTVGLTSEAAQHLEDIVTESEQFSIEEFIPLLRERMNVLNPHVRQFLVGWITVLDSVPDIDMLGFLPDFLDGLFNMLSDSSHEIRQQADSALSEFLEEIKNSPSVDYGRMAEILVQRAGSQDEFTRLTAITWINEFVKLGGDQLVPYYADILGAILPCISDKEEKIRVVSRETNEELRGNEADPAEGFDVGAILSVARRQLSSEWEATRIEALHWMWTLLNKHRSEVLVFLNDVFDTLLKALSDSSDEVVLLVLEVHACIAEDPQHFRQLVVFLVHSFQHDHSLLEKRGALIIRRLCVLLNAERVYRELSTILEGESDLDFASVMVQALNLILLTSTELSDLRDHLKGSLVNDAGRDLFLSLYASWCHSPMAMISLCLLAQAYQHASSVIQSLVEEDINVKFLVQLHKLIHLLETPTFAYLRLQLLEPGRYIWLLKALYGLLMLLPQQSAAFKILRTRLKTVPSYSFKEERPVRTSSGIPFFNGGGGSQISEDCKPNENSHVMHNGINFGSRLKHFKQIQQQHRLHSKSETHSRFCSASSMKEEV, from the exons ATGACTATCGCAGAAGCGTTATCTGTGATTCCAGCAGCTGTTTTGCGTAATCTGTCGGATAAGCTGTACGAGAAGCGCAAGAATGCTGCTTTAGAG TTGGAAGGGATTATTAAGCAATTGACAGGTGCAGGTGATCATGACAAGATCACTGCTGTGATCAATTTGATGACTCAGGAGTATACTTACTCACCTCAGGCTCATAACCGGAAA GGAGGATTGATAGGACTGGCTGCAGTAACTGTTGGTTTGACTTCAGAAGCAGCGCAGCACCTTGAG GATATTGTCACAGAGAGTGAGCAATTCAG CATTGAAGAATTTATTCCATTGTTGAGAGAACGAATGAATGTCCTCAATCCTCATGTCCGCCAATTTCTTGTTGGGTGGATCACAGTCTTAGACAGTGTTCCGGATATTGATATGCTCGGTTTTCTTCCTGATTTTCTTGATG GATTATTTAATATGCTGAGTGATTCTAGCCATGAAATACGGCAACAGGCTGATTCTGCACTTTCAGAGTTTTTAGAAGAAATTAAGAATTCTCCA TCTGTAGATTATGGCCGCATGGCTGAAATACTAGTGCAAAGGGCAGGCTCGCAGGATGAATTTACTAGGCTGACTGCTATCACTTGG ATAAATGAGTTTGTGAAACTTGGTGGAGATCAACTTGTCCCTTATTATGCTGACATTCTGGGAGCAATATTGCCTTGTATATCtgataaagaagaaaaaattagaGTT GTTTCTCGTGAAACAAATGAAGAACTTCGTGGAAATGAGGCTGATCCAGCTGAAGGATTTGATGTAGGAGCAATCCTCTCCGTTGCTAGGAG GCAGTTGTCTAGTGAATGGGAAGCAACACGTATTGAAGCATTACATTGGATGTGGACCCTGCTGAATAAACATCGGTCAGAG GTCTTGGTTTTTCTGAATGATGTCTTTGACACTCTCCTAAAGGCGCTGTCAGATTCCTCCGACGAG GTAGTGCTCTTGGTGCTTGAGGTGCACGCATGCATAGCCGAAGATCCGCAACACTTCCGCCAGCTAGTTGTTTTCCTAGTTCACAGCTTTCAGCATGATCACTCGCTTCTGGAGAA ACGTGGAGCTTTGATAATTCGACGGCTATGTGTCCTTCTAAATGCTGAAAGAGTTTACCGTGAACTGTCCACAATACTTGAAGGGGAATCAGATTTGGACTTTGCATCTGTGATGGTTCAG GCCTTAAACTTGATTTTGCTTACTTCAACTGAGTTGTCTGATCTTCGGGATCATCTTAAAGGATCACTTGTCAATGATGCCGGGAGAGACTTGTTTCTTTCTTTGTACGCATCGTGGTGCCATTCGCCAATGGCAATGATAAGTCTCTGCCTATTAGCTCAG GCATATCAGCATGCAAGTTCTGTTATTCAGTCTTTGGTTGAAGAAGACATCAATGTGAAGTTCTTAGTGCAGCTACACAAGTTGATCCACCTTCTGGAGACTCCAACCTTTGCTTACCTTAGGCTGCAG CTTCTTGAACCTGGAAGATACATCTGGTTGTTAAAAGCATTGTATGGTTTACTGATGCTGTTACCGCAG CAAAGTGCAGCCTTTAAGATTCTCCGTACTCGGTTGAAAACTGTTCCTTCATACTCCTTCAAGGAAGAGCGACCTGTACGAACATCATCCGGGATTCCTTTTTTCAATGGGGGAGGTGGATCACAAATTTCAGAGGATTGCAAACCGAATGAGAATTCACATGTTATGCATAATGGAATAAACTTTGGTTCGAGGCTGAAGCACTTTAAGCAAATTCAGCAGCAGCATCGTTTGCATTCAAAGTCAGAAACTCACTCACGTTTTTGTTCGGCTTCATCAATGAAG GAGGAGGTATAA